Proteins encoded by one window of Salvia splendens isolate huo1 chromosome 14, SspV2, whole genome shotgun sequence:
- the LOC121764983 gene encoding CBL-interacting protein kinase 18-like, whose amino-acid sequence MDKKQNILMKKYEVGRMLGQGSFAKVYYGRNLETGVGVAIKVIDKQKVMKIGLMNHIKREISVMNLVRHPNIMHLEEVLATKTKIYFVMEYAKGGELFKKIAKCRRLKEETAKKYFQQLMGAVVFCHSRGVYHRDLKPENLLLDDDGNLKVSDFGLSAVAESKRQDGLLHTTCGTPAYVAPEVITRKGYDGAKSDIWSCGVILFVMLAGHLPFYCTNLMDMYRKIAKGSYKCPHWFSPQVRRLLSKILDPNPDTRISAAEIMEHPWFKAGAGVEKPATNIETGVVARPLGLDDATELARPDNLNAFDIISLSSGFDLSGLFVSRDQKDDVRFTSTRSASCIVSKLEDVARESGFKLMKKERGSFKLEGCSEGTKKDGLSIDVEIYGIGPSYHLVEMKKSSGDLMEYRHLLRQTSFGEIVCSWLGEQQHH is encoded by the coding sequence ATGGATAAGAAGCAGAACATATTGATGAAGAAATATGAAGTGGGGAGGATGTTAGGTCAAGGCTCTTTCGCAAAAGTTTACTACGGCAGGAATCTTGAAACAGGAGTGGGTGTGGCGATTAAGGTCATCGATAAACAAAAAGTAATGAAAATCGGGCTTATGAATCATATCAAACGCGAGATATCTGTCATGAACTTGGTCAGACACCCGAACATAATGCACCTCGAGGAAGTGCTGGCCACCAAGACCAAGATATACTTCGTGATGGAGTATGCCAAAGGGGGCGAGCTTTTCAAGAAGATAGCCAAATGCAGAAGACTCAAGGAAGAAACCGCGAAAAAATACTTCCAGCAGTTGATGGGTGCTGTTGTGTTTTGCCACAGCAGAGGCGTCTATCACCGTGATTTGAAGCCAGAGAATCTGCTCCTGGACGACGATGGGAACTTGAAGGTGTCGGATTTTGGTCTAAGCGCGGTCGCAGAGTCCAAACGACAAGATGGCTTGCTTCACACAACGTGTGGGACTCCTGCCTATGTTGCTCCTGAGGTTATAACGAGGAAAGGGTACGATGGGGCCAAATCCGACATCTGGTCATGCGGGGTGATACTGTTCGTGATGCTCGCTGGCCATCTTCCGTTCTACTGCACGAATCTCATGGATATGTATAGGAAGATAGCCAAGGGTAGTTACAAATGCCCTCATTGGTTCTCTCCTCAAGTAAGGAGGCTCTTGTCTAAGATTCTTGATCCCAACCCCGACACGAGGATCTCAGCTGCAGAAATCATGGAGCATCCGTGGTTCAAGGCAGGGGCGGGCGTGGAAAAGCCGGCTACTAATATAGAAACGGGCGTCGTTGCAAGGCCTTTAGGGCTTGATGATGCCACAGAGCTTGCAAGACCGGATAATCTGAATGCGTTCGACATCATATCTCTCTCGAGTGGATTTGACCTGTCCGGTTTGTTTGTGAGCCGCGACCAGAAGGATGATGTCCGGTTCACATCAACAAGGTCGGCCTCTTGCATCGTGTCGAAGCTTGAGGATGTGGCACGGGAGTCGGGGTTCAAACTGATGAAGAAGGAGCGCGGGTCGTTCAAGCTCGAGGGGTGTAGTGAAGGTACCAAGAAAGATGGCTTGTCCATTGATGTGGAGATATATGGGATTGGCCCTTCATACCATTTGGTGGAGATGAAGAAATCTAGTGGTGATTTGATGGAATACCGACATTTGCTAAGACAAACTTCATTTGGGGAAATAGTTTGTTCTTGGCTAGGAGAGCAACAACATCACTAG
- the LOC121765747 gene encoding 5-amino-6-(5-phospho-D-ribitylamino)uracil phosphatase, chloroplastic-like encodes MENAMSFTTRSLLPVTPASPLSPFPSSKLTFSRLNRSGTAEEQQRRCKSLVVTNAFGSDENGHLDGFPNLPNRIFMEEVIGAEYGEGFETFRPEGPLKVDVDFLNDRMQEGFLQRIRYAMKPDEAYGLIFTWDVVADTQALKLRAWEQLASEEGKEIPKDDNIQRFLLYTCADHVLSKVLLWEQAEDDVDRLKSRLSQLYYDNLIKFSEPVEGLKEWLDALSTSRIPCAVVSGLDRKNMVDTLERMGLKNYFQAVVSEEDGMDSLAHRFLSASVKLDRKPAKCVVFEDDPRGITAAHNCTMMAVALIGTHPAYHLGQADLAVGSFNELSVINLRRLFAHKGSTFMDLQKQVVEKTPPKRKLTIDTIY; translated from the exons ATGGAGAATGCGATGAGCTTCACCACTCGTTCTCTGCTACCTGTCACTCCCGCCTCCCCTCTCTCTCCATTCCCCTCATCCAAACTCACATTCTCG AGATTAAATCGCTCGGGCACAGCGGAAGAGCAGCAGCGCCGGTGTAAATCTCTAGTGGTTACGAACGCTTTCGGGTCGGATGAAAATGGGCACCTCGACGGGTTCCCCAATTTACCTAACAGGATTTTCATGGAGGAG GTAATTGGAGCAGAATATGGTGAAGGTTTTGAGACATTTAGACCTGAAGGTCCCCTTAAAGTTGATGTG GACTTTTTAAATGATAGAATGCAAGAAGGTTTCCTCCAACGAATTCGCTATGCCATGAAGCCTGATGAAGCCTATGGCCTCATATTCACTTGGGATGTTGTG GCAGATACTCAAGCCTTAAAATTGCGTGCTTGGGAACAACTTGCATCTGAAGAAG GAAAGGAGATTCCTAAAGATGACAATATACAAAGATTTTTGCTTTATACTTGTGCTGATCATGTTCTGAGCAAG GTATTGCTCTGGGAACAGGCTGAAGATGATGTAGATAGACTGAAGTCCAGGCTCTCTCAGTTATATTATGACAACCTTATCAAA TTTTCAGAACCTGTGGAAGGTTTAAAGGAATGGTTAGATGCTCTGTCTACATCTCGCATCCCTTGTGCAGTTGTTTCAGGTCTTGACCGTAAGAACATGGTTGACACTTTAGAAAGGATGGGCCTGAAAAATTATTTccag GCAGTAGTGTCAGAGGAAGACGGCATGGATTCCCTAGCCCATAGATTCCTTTCAGCATCTGTTAAG TTGGACAGAAAACCTGCCAAGTGTGTTGTATTCGAGGATGACCCCCGGGGAATAACAGCTGCTCATAACTGCACCATGATGGCTGTAGCTTTAATCGGCACCCATCCAGC GTATCATCTGGGGCAAGCTGACCTAGCCGTTGGTAGCTTTAACGAGCTCTCTGTGATAAATTTGCGGAGATTGTTTGCCCACAAAGGTTCTACCTTCATGGACTTGCAGAAACAGGTTGTGGAGAAAACACCTCCGAAGAGGAAGCTGACTATCGACACCATATACTGA
- the LOC121765927 gene encoding WEB family protein At3g51720-like has translation MAESAETKKIIDPARVEIDTSPPFESVKEAVDHFGGSGHWIPPHLAAPPNIEEHAMQLERDLIMKEQQTLTVLKELESAKRFVEGIKLNLIPDSPDLNPDLCHDQSPAWPSPGLMLREQLNQAKLNLSRTSVDLAAIQASVESLNKNLRKDQIMLHKATKIQMQENYNHHHHREVSLTVSNNKQEATTFEAEQFKKMTEASRHEVMEAMAEIDRTKNCIRMAEMRLHAAKKMEDAAKAVEAIALARANTTNHHPSSNICDGITLSFEEFKSLSQKAKQADQLKFIDTGGGLQRPPPPVPEKFEDQSRSSDFLVSSRKVVVEDEVMTRQHVSLSQMLREQSTASGGGGEGNVQKQYFMQRKKFGFIQVPIPTKQSKKKSKT, from the exons ATGGCGGAATCCGCCGAGACCAAAAAGATCATCGACCCCGCCCGGGTGGAAATCGACACTTCGCCACCGTTCGAGTCCGTTAAGGAGGCCGTCGACCACTTCGGCGGCAGCGGCCATTGGATTCCTCCTCACTTGGCTGCTCCGCCCAAT ATTGAAGAGCATGCAATGCAACTGGAGAGGGATCTTATAATGAAAGAGCAGCAAACACTCACCGTCTTGAAAGAGCTCGAGTCCGCAAAGAGGTTCGTGGAAGGCATCAAACTGAATCTCATCCCCGACAGCCCCGACCTAAACCCGGACCTCTGCCACGACCAGAGCCCGGCGTGGCCATCCCCCGGCCTCATGCTCCGCGAGCAGCTGAACCAGGCAAAGCTCAACCTGAGCCGAACGTCGGTTGATCTGGCCGCAATCCAAGCCTCTGTTGAATCCCTCAACAAGAATCTAAGAAAAGATCAAATCATGCTTCACAAGGCAACCAAGATTCAAATGCAAGAGAAttacaaccaccaccaccaccgtgAAGTCTCTCTAACCGTGTCGAACAACAAGCAGGAGGCGACCACATTCGAGGCCGAGCAGTTTAAGAAGATGACTGAGGCCTCGAG GCACGAGGTCATGGAGGCCATGGCCGAGATAGACCGCACCAAGAACTGCATCCGGATGGCCGAGATGAGGCTCCACGCCGCCAAGAAGATGGAGGACGCGGCCAAGGCAGTGGAGGCCATCGCCCTAGCCCGAGCCAACACCACCAACCACCATCCGTCATCAAACATCTGCGATGGGATCACGCTCTCCTTCGAGGAATTCAAGTCCTTGTCTCAGAAGGCGAAGCAGGCGGATCAGCTCAAGTTCATCGACACTGGGGGCGGCCTTCAGCGGCCGCCTCCACCTGTTCCTGAGAAATTCGAGGACCAGAGCAGGTCCTCGGATTTCTTGGTGAGCAGTAGGAAGGTGGTGGTGGAAGACGAGGTGATGACAAGGCAGCACGTGTCGCTGAGCCAGATGCTGAGGGAGCAGAGCACGGCTAGTGGTGGTGGAGGAGAAGGGAATGTGCAAAAACAATACTTCATGCAGAGGAAGAAATTTGGGTTTATTCAAGTGCCTATCCCTACAAAGCAATCCAAGAAAAAGAGTAAAACATAG